The Anolis carolinensis isolate JA03-04 chromosome 2, rAnoCar3.1.pri, whole genome shotgun sequence genome has a window encoding:
- the cant1 gene encoding soluble calcium-activated nucleotidase 1, which yields MPVPARPRLQWDESLNPLRISVGNLPVLASMTKAADPRFRLRWKAILATTLALVLVLLLLCFQRSPSASRPVLPNAHNWKLSVLSNERYNDTYPLSPPQRIPEGVRYRIGLIADLDTNSKGPNEHTWFSYLKKGYLTLSSSGDHVSVEWDTQDDKLESHLAEKGRGMELSELIVFNGKLYAVDDRTGVVYHIDGTNVVPWVILSDGDGTIGKGFKAEWLAVKDEHLYVGGLGKEWTTTTGEVLNENPEWVKVIGYRGNVAHENWVTNYNALRTAAGIKPPGYLIHESASWSERLQRWFFLPRRASHGRYNEQEDERRGTNLLLSSTPDFADITVSHIGDVIPTHGFSSFKFVPDTDDQIIVALKSEEDAGHVATYITAFMLDGRCLLPETRIGSVKYEGIEFI from the exons ATGCCCGTCCCAGCCCGCCCACGCTTGCAATGGGATGAGTCTCTGAATCCCTTGCGGATTAGTGTCGGCAATCTCCCAGTCCTAGCGTCCATGACCAAAGCAGCCGATCCCCGCTTCCGCTTGCGTTGGAAGGCCATTCTGGCAACCACTCTGGCCCTGGTCCTTGTACTGTTACTTCTCTGCTTCCAGCGTTCACCCTCGGCAAGCAGACCAGTTCTTCCCAATGCTCACAACTGGAAGCTCAGTGTGCTATCCAATGAACGGTACAATGACACCTACCCACTTTCACCACCCCAACGGATCCCAGAAGGTGTGCGCTATCGtattggactcattgctgaccttGACACGAACTCCAAGGGTCCCAATGAGCATACTTGGTTCAGCTACTTGAAGAAAGGCTACCTGACACTGTCATCCAGTGGTGACCATGTCTCTGTTGAGTGGGATACCCAGGACGATAAGCTGGAATCTCACTTGGCTGAGAAGGGACGTGGCATGGAGCTTTCTGAATTGATAGTCTTCAATGGCAAGCTCTATGCTGTGGACGATCGCACTGGTGTGGTCTACCACATTGATGGCACCAATGTTGTACCTTGGGTGATCTTGTCTGATGGAGATGGTACCATTGGCAAGG GGTTTAAAGCGGAGTGGCTGGCAGTGAAGGATGAGCATCTATATGTGGGAGGCTTGGGCAAGGAATGGACAACGACCACAGGGGAGGTGCTGAACGAGAACCCTGAATGGGTGAAAGTCATTGGCTATAGAGGCAACGTGGCTCATGAGAACTGGGTGACCAATTACAATGCGCTCCGGACAGCTGCTGGGATCAAACCCCCAG GTTACCTGATCCATGAATCTGCCTCCTGGAGCGAGAGACTCCAACGCTGGTTCTTCCTGCCACGCCGAGCCAGTCATGGGCGCTACAACGAGCAGGAGGATGAGCGTCGTGGCACCAACCTCCTCCTTAGCTCCACTCCAGACTTTGCCGATATCACTGTGAGCCATATTGGGGACGTCATTCCCACCCATGGCTTCTCCTCTTTCAAGTTTGTCCCCGACACCGATGACCAGATAATTGTGGCACTGAAGTCTGAGGAGGATGCTGGACATGTGGCAACATACATCACTGCCTTCATGCTGGATGGACGTTGCCTGTTGCCAGAAACCCGCATCGGTTCTGTCAAGTATGAGGGCATTGAGTTTATCTAA